Proteins from a genomic interval of Lolium perenne isolate Kyuss_39 chromosome 1, Kyuss_2.0, whole genome shotgun sequence:
- the LOC127346651 gene encoding uncharacterized protein, which produces MTPPFRPSPSSAAPAPRGCGGDRCASGRDAWPLHHVRHDGVFCRLCSSCVLQYHPAAFCSVCLFLLPADDQQPLLEPAFSPPGPTTPCTTCAVSVAHLSCVPDPASFVCPPCAAAAEDRTFSHTPAAVGRRVLDERAARVLLVAARLAHESVGRAAAAAREEAERCVMEAAIARKRSREMLDAAFRALEEEARAAKKKGEEDRVAQIKKEEEAKTKKEKLAAHPPKKKTPKSSEANRDRDKMLKFNAMQQPTPLAFAAAAAAAASSMSRSTPSPREDKNPVKLEPQGPADKVADDDVKPLFGTLQS; this is translated from the exons ATGACGCCTCCCTTCCGGCCGTCCCCTTCCTCCGCCGCCCCCGCCCCTCGCGGCTGCGGCGGCGACCGCTGCGCCTCCGGCCGCGACGCCTGGCCCCTCCACCACGTCCGCCACGACGGCGTGTTCTGCCGCCTCTGCTCCTCCTGCGTCCTCCAGTACCACCCAGCCGCGTTCTGCTCGGTCTGCCTCTTCCTCCTCCCCGCCGACGACCAGCAGCCCCTCCTCGAACCGGCCTTCTCCCCTCCAGGCCCCACCACCCCCTGCACCACCTGCGCCGTCTCCGTCGCCCACCTCTCCTGCGTCCCCGACCCGGCCTCCTTCGTCtgcccgccgtgcgccgccgccgccgaggacAGGACCTTCTCCCACACGCCCGCCGCAGTCGGCCGCCGCGTGCTGGACGAGCGCGCCGCGCGCGTCCTCCTCGTCGCGGCGCGGCTCGCGCACGAGTCCGTCGGccgcgccgcggccgccgcccgcGAGGAGGCCGAGCGCTGCGTCATGGAGGCCGCCATCGCGCGGAAGCGGTCGCGGGAGATGCTCGACGCCGCCTTCCGGGCGCTCGAGGAGGAGGCCAGGGCCGCCAAGAAGAAGGGGGAGGAGGACAGGGTAGCCCAGATCAAGAAAGAGGAGGAGGCCAAGACCAAGAAGGAGAAGCTCGCCGCCCACCCGCCCAAGAAGAAAACCCCCAAGAGCAGCGAGGCCAACCGGGACAGGGACAAGATGCTCAAGTTCAATGCCATGCAGCAACCTACGCCGCTGGCGTTCGCCGCAGCAGCGGCCGCCGCAGCCAGCTCAATGTCACGGTCCACGCCATCTCCCAGGGAGGACAAGAATCCCGTGAAACTGGAGCCGCAAG GTCCAGCGGACAAGGTCGCGGATGATGATGTGAAGCCGCTGTTTGGAACATTGCAATCGTAG